A single region of the Fimbriimonadaceae bacterium genome encodes:
- a CDS encoding helix-turn-helix transcriptional regulator produces the protein MAYFPGQADRMVFSLDQVKALASPGTNEIFWAFSARTPRSVREIAASLGKRAPAVHYHIATLLDLNLILAVEERKRYARMETLYVRAGVTCVDSVQTAGPEYLSYRVKSFAATMRELTRQTELLYELAPNKPDVWDFEHYWRTVALLTPEQADHYKDRINQIVQEIAALPLNPEGVRVNIAVVMRPTIDQTRKWKQELGPDDTEEEDGQKKK, from the coding sequence ATGGCATATTTCCCTGGGCAGGCCGACCGCATGGTCTTCAGCCTCGACCAAGTCAAGGCTCTGGCCTCCCCGGGGACGAACGAAATCTTTTGGGCGTTTTCGGCCCGAACACCCCGCTCCGTACGCGAGATCGCTGCAAGCCTGGGTAAGCGCGCGCCAGCCGTGCATTATCATATCGCTACCCTGCTGGATTTGAACCTGATCCTCGCCGTCGAGGAGCGCAAGCGCTACGCCCGAATGGAGACTCTGTACGTGCGCGCCGGTGTCACCTGCGTCGATAGCGTGCAAACAGCCGGTCCCGAATATCTCAGCTACCGCGTCAAGTCATTCGCCGCAACCATGCGCGAACTAACTCGGCAGACCGAACTCCTCTACGAACTCGCCCCCAATAAGCCCGACGTATGGGATTTCGAGCACTACTGGCGAACCGTCGCTCTCCTCACGCCCGAGCAGGCTGATCACTACAAAGACCGCATCAATCAGATCGTGCAAGAGATCGCCGCTCTCCCGCTCAACCCCGAAGGAGTCCGCGTCAACATTGCTGTCGTTATGCGCCCAACCATCGACCAAACACGAAAGTGGAAACAAGAACTGGGGCCGGACGACACGGAAGAGGAAGACGGGCAGAAAAAGAAGTAA